The window ACATAGTCATTTACATCTGTCACTTCCATCTCATCTTCCACAACCTTAGCTGCATATTCCATATTTTTCTTTGCCAGGTCTGCTGCTGACTGCAGCGCTGTTGACGTGAGAAGCCCTTCCTGGATCAGCAGGCATCCCTGAGCCGTGCCGTCAACCCCATATGCAAGGAAATTAGGCGTTCCATCCTCGTCTATATATTCCGGGTTATCCCTAATTGCTTCAATTGCACCCGCCGCCATATTATCATTCATGGAAATAATAGCATCAATATGGGTGCCCGACTGTACCCATGATTCCATGAGTGTCAACGCCTCATCGCTGTTCCAGTTTGCATAATCTTCATATAGGATCTTGACATCAGAGCGCTTATCAAAGAAATATTCTGTCCACGCCTCCCGTCTTTTATCTGCATGGAAGTTTCCAGACGGGCCGTTTAGCACAACAACATTTGCATTCTCCGGGATTTCATCTACAGCTCTGTCTGCACTTACCTTCGCCTGGGCAATTGGATCAGCATCCACTGTACCAGTACCCTCCATCACAGAATCATCGTCGCTTCCGTCCAGATCGCTTTGGTGGGTTGTGGGATTGGTTGTGATAACTGGTATTCCCGCGTCAATGAGCTGCTGTACATAAGGAGCCTGTGCCGCATTATTGTTAGACTGTACAATTACAAGATCATAATTTTTAGTCACACAATCCTCAAGTAATCCATTTTCTTTATTGTCATCCCCTTCGCCACTAACACATGTCAGCTCAATATTTTCATATTCCTCAGCCTCTTTCTTCATCTCCGTGGTTAGCCAGGCAGCAAATGTATCAGCACTGGCGCGGGCCACAAAGCACACTCGCTTTTTGTCTGCGGCTCCCCCTGATGACGCAGAATCCCCTGCCGAACCGCCCCCTTCACTTCCCGTACACGCTGCCAGTGATACTGTCATAATAACCGCCAGCAATAATGCACTAATTCTCTTTGCCTTCATAAACTTCTTCCTCCTTAAAATAAAATTTATTTACTTATCTCCCTGTATGCCTCACAGGCAGACTATGTACAAAAATTATCCCTTTTCAGCCCGGGCCTCTTTTACAATAATCACTTTGCGGGATTTTTTTGATTTACTTACCACATCAAAAGCAACCGCAAGGACAATAATTGCCCCCTCTATAATCTGCTGTATGTAAGCGTTCACTCCCAGCAGGTTCATGACATTTTCCAAAAACCCTATAATAAATGCGCCTGCAATAGTGCCGCTTACTGTCCCTATCCCCCCTGTAAAAGAAGTCCCTCCTACAATCGCTGCCGTAAGTCCGGTCATCTCGTATCCCACGGCGCCGTTTGGAAGCCCCGCATTGTTCCGCGCCATAAAGATCATCCCTGCCAGTCCAACCATAAGTCCATTTAATATATAGGAAATATAAATACTCCTCCTGGCATTTATCCCACTTGCTTCAGCCGCCGCCCTGCTGCCCCCTATGGCATACAGGCTGCGGCCATACCTGGTATTATTCACCAAATACCAAACAACGACAGTCACCCCGATTACAATAATAACTGGCACAGGTACAGGCCCGGCCATGCCTTGGCCGATTTTGACAAACCTGCCAAGCTGCAGAATATTCTGGCCTCCAGTAAAATACAGGGCCAACCCTCTTGCGGCCTGCTGCATGCCCAGAGTGGCTATGAACGCCGGTACATTAAATTGCCCTACAAAAACGGCATTTATAATATTACAGACTACGCCTGTCAAAAGAGCTGCCAGCAGCGCCAGGGCCATAGACTGTGTAGACTTAAAAACCGATACGGAGAAGACGCCGGCCAGGGCAAGCACGGAACCTACCGACAAATCCAGGAACCCGCTGATAATCAGAAGCATTTCTCCGTAAGCAATTAAAATGCCCACACAAAGCTGCCTAGTAACATTAATTAGATTACTGTACTGTAAAAAGTAGGGACTGATAAGGCTGCAGATAATAAATAGTACAATAAGAACGATAAAAATACTTAGTTTTTGCAAATAATGAGATGCTCTTGATTTCATATTAAACTCCTCCCGACGTATCCTCATTTACCAATCCGGCTGCATACTTCATAATGATTTCCTGTGCAAAGGCATCCCTTGCTATACAGCCGCTTATTTTCCCCTGGCACATAATATAAATTCTGTCGCACATGCCGATTAACTCCGGCAGCTCCGACGACACCATAATTACCGCTTTATTATCCTTCACAATATCTGTAATCAGCCTGTAGATCTCAAACTTGGCTCCCACGTCTATCCCCCTTGTGGGTTCATCCAATATCATGACGTCAGGGTCGCAGAGCATCCACCTTGACAAAAGTACCTTCTGCTGGTTCCCTCCCGATAAAGTGGATATAGCCGTATCCAGGGAAGGGGTTTTTACATTCATTTTCTTAAAGCTGTCCCTCACTTCTTCCCTTTCCTTTGTTTTATGTGCATACCCGCCGTAAATAAATCTCTTCAGACTGGCCAGGCTGGCGTTCTCGGCCACACTCCTAACCGGCACGATCCCGTCATCACGCCTGCTCTCTGAAAGCATGACAAGCTTGTTGGCAATACTATCCCGGGGACT of the Luxibacter massiliensis genome contains:
- a CDS encoding ABC transporter permease yields the protein MKSRASHYLQKLSIFIVLIVLFIICSLISPYFLQYSNLINVTRQLCVGILIAYGEMLLIISGFLDLSVGSVLALAGVFSVSVFKSTQSMALALLAALLTGVVCNIINAVFVGQFNVPAFIATLGMQQAARGLALYFTGGQNILQLGRFVKIGQGMAGPVPVPVIIVIGVTVVVWYLVNNTRYGRSLYAIGGSRAAAEASGINARRSIYISYILNGLMVGLAGMIFMARNNAGLPNGAVGYEMTGLTAAIVGGTSFTGGIGTVSGTIAGAFIIGFLENVMNLLGVNAYIQQIIEGAIIVLAVAFDVVSKSKKSRKVIIVKEARAEKG
- a CDS encoding sugar ABC transporter substrate-binding protein — protein: MKAKRISALLLAVIMTVSLAACTGSEGGGSAGDSASSGGAADKKRVCFVARASADTFAAWLTTEMKKEAEEYENIELTCVSGEGDDNKENGLLEDCVTKNYDLVIVQSNNNAAQAPYVQQLIDAGIPVITTNPTTHQSDLDGSDDDSVMEGTGTVDADPIAQAKVSADRAVDEIPENANVVVLNGPSGNFHADKRREAWTEYFFDKRSDVKILYEDYANWNSDEALTLMESWVQSGTHIDAIISMNDNMAAGAIEAIRDNPEYIDEDGTPNFLAYGVDGTAQGCLLIQEGLLTSTALQSAADLAKKNMEYAAKVVEDEMEVTDVNDYVDAPEINKDNVQEYIQIYIDNGEITDDGSLSE